In endosymbiont of unidentified scaly snail isolate Monju, the following are encoded in one genomic region:
- the thrS gene encoding threonine--tRNA ligase, with amino-acid sequence MPVITLPDGSQRAYDHPVTVAEVAADIGPGLAKAALAGKLDGELVDLSRTIDRDADLAIVTARDEEALELIRHDAAHVMAQAVQELYPGTQVTIGPAIEDGFYYDFAREEPFTPEDLQKIEDRMREIVGRDLPIEREVWDREEAKKVFSEIGEHYKVEIIDAIPEGEEISVYRQGDWFDVCRGPHLPSTGKLPKAFKLMKLAGAYWRGDANNAMLQRIYGTAWRDKKELKAYLKRLEEAEKRDHRRIGRQLDLFHTQEEAPGMVFWHDKGWRIYLTIENYIREKLRAHGYQEVHTPQVIDRSLWEKSGHWDKFGDMIFTTHSENRDYAIKPMNCPAHIQIFNQGLKSYRDLPLRLAEFGSCHRNEPSGTLHGLMRVRNFVQDDAHIFCTEEQILPEVLAFIDLLFEVYRDFGFEDVQIKLSTRPEQRVGSDELWDKAEQALEDALNERGVDWELQPGEGAFYGPKIEFALRDCLGRVWQLGTIQLDFSMPERLGATYVAEDNSKKTPVMLHRAILGSLERFIGILIEHYAGALPLWLAPVQAVVMNITDRQAPFVGEVAQFLQDRGIRVETDLRNEKIGFKIREHTLQKVPYLLVVGDREVEGRSVAVRTRDGKDLGVMPLDDLAGHLEQEIAQRS; translated from the coding sequence ATGCCTGTCATCACGTTGCCCGACGGTTCCCAGCGCGCCTATGACCACCCGGTGACGGTCGCCGAGGTGGCCGCTGATATCGGTCCGGGGCTGGCCAAGGCCGCACTCGCCGGCAAGCTCGACGGCGAACTGGTGGATCTCTCGCGTACCATCGACCGTGATGCCGATCTGGCGATCGTCACCGCGCGCGACGAGGAGGCGCTGGAGTTGATCCGCCACGATGCGGCGCACGTGATGGCGCAGGCGGTGCAGGAGCTCTATCCGGGCACCCAGGTGACCATCGGCCCGGCGATCGAGGACGGCTTCTACTACGACTTCGCGCGCGAGGAGCCCTTCACGCCCGAGGATCTGCAGAAGATCGAGGATCGCATGCGCGAGATCGTCGGCCGCGACCTGCCCATCGAGCGCGAGGTCTGGGACCGCGAGGAGGCGAAGAAGGTCTTCAGCGAGATCGGCGAGCACTACAAGGTCGAGATCATCGACGCCATCCCCGAGGGCGAGGAGATCTCGGTCTACCGTCAGGGCGACTGGTTCGACGTCTGCCGTGGTCCGCATCTGCCCAGCACCGGCAAGCTGCCCAAGGCCTTCAAGCTGATGAAGCTGGCCGGCGCCTACTGGCGGGGGGACGCGAACAACGCCATGCTGCAACGCATCTACGGCACGGCGTGGCGCGACAAGAAGGAGCTCAAGGCCTATCTCAAGCGCCTGGAAGAGGCCGAGAAGCGCGATCACCGACGCATCGGCCGCCAGCTCGACCTGTTCCACACCCAGGAAGAGGCGCCGGGCATGGTGTTCTGGCACGACAAGGGCTGGCGCATCTATCTCACGATCGAGAACTACATCCGCGAGAAATTGCGTGCGCATGGCTACCAGGAGGTGCACACCCCGCAGGTGATCGATCGCAGCCTGTGGGAGAAGTCGGGCCACTGGGACAAGTTCGGCGACATGATCTTCACCACGCACTCGGAAAATCGCGACTACGCGATCAAGCCGATGAACTGCCCGGCACACATTCAGATCTTCAACCAGGGGCTCAAGAGCTACCGTGACCTGCCGCTGCGTCTGGCCGAATTCGGTTCCTGCCACCGCAACGAGCCCTCGGGCACCCTGCATGGGTTGATGCGGGTGCGCAACTTCGTGCAGGACGATGCGCACATCTTCTGCACCGAAGAGCAGATCCTGCCCGAGGTGCTGGCCTTCATCGACCTGCTGTTCGAGGTCTATCGCGACTTCGGCTTCGAGGATGTGCAGATCAAGCTGTCCACGCGCCCCGAGCAGCGTGTGGGGTCGGACGAACTGTGGGACAAGGCCGAGCAGGCGCTCGAGGACGCGCTGAACGAACGTGGCGTGGACTGGGAACTGCAGCCGGGCGAGGGGGCCTTCTATGGGCCCAAGATCGAATTCGCCCTGCGCGACTGCCTGGGTCGGGTCTGGCAACTGGGTACCATCCAGCTCGACTTCTCCATGCCCGAGCGCCTGGGCGCGACCTATGTCGCCGAGGACAACAGCAAGAAGACGCCGGTGATGCTGCACCGCGCCATCCTGGGCTCGCTGGAGCGCTTCATCGGCATCCTCATCGAGCACTATGCCGGTGCGCTGCCGCTGTGGCTGGCGCCGGTGCAGGCGGTGGTGATGAACATCACCGACCGCCAGGCGCCGTTCGTCGGCGAAGTCGCGCAATTCCTGCAGGATCGCGGCATTCGCGTGGAAACGGACTTGAGAAACGAGAAGATCGGTTTTAAAATTCGCGAGCATACCTTGCAGAAGGTGCCCTACCTCTTGGTGGTGGGGGACCGTGAAGTGGAGGGCCGCAGCGTCGCGGTGCGAACCCGTGACGGCAAGGATCTGGGGGTCATGCCCCTCGACGACCTTGCCGGGCATCTCGAGCAGGAGATCGCCCAGCGGTCCTGA
- the bioA gene encoding adenosylmethionine--8-amino-7-oxononanoate transaminase, whose amino-acid sequence MDLCERDARCLWHPYSAWGADLPLFGVRRAEGVRLYLEEGRELIDGMASWWCVIHGYNHPVLNAAIEHQLRDMAHVMFGGLTHEPAVALAERLVAITPDGLDVVFFADSGSVAIEAAMKMAIQYQIARGRPGRRFLVPRGGYHGDTLHAMSVCDPVTGMHGLFREVLPQQLFVDRPEPAFGQPCEAHHLAALEAAFAEHADSLAGVILEPIVQGAGGMRFYSADWLRAVRALCDRHDIPLIADEIATGFGRSGHLFACEHAGVTPDILALGKALTGGYMTLAALLTTPKIAGTIAGGEPGLFMHGPTFMANPLACAVARASIDLLLESPWQARVDAIEDGLRRGLAPCAALPHVAEVRVLGAIGVVELTDPVDMKTVQPRFVEHGVWVRPFGRLVYLMPPYVIDEEDLARLCGAVVEVVGELTVHGGRCVPRNASI is encoded by the coding sequence ATGGACTTATGTGAACGCGATGCCCGTTGCCTTTGGCACCCCTACAGCGCCTGGGGTGCCGACCTGCCGCTGTTCGGCGTGCGCCGTGCCGAGGGGGTGCGGCTGTACCTGGAGGAGGGGCGCGAGTTGATCGACGGCATGGCCTCCTGGTGGTGCGTGATCCACGGTTACAACCACCCGGTACTCAATGCTGCGATCGAGCACCAGTTGCGGGACATGGCGCACGTCATGTTCGGCGGGCTCACCCACGAGCCGGCCGTTGCACTGGCCGAGCGCCTGGTGGCGATCACGCCCGACGGGCTGGATGTGGTGTTCTTCGCCGATTCGGGCTCGGTGGCCATCGAGGCAGCGATGAAGATGGCCATCCAGTACCAGATCGCGCGCGGGCGGCCGGGGCGGCGCTTCCTGGTGCCGCGCGGTGGCTATCACGGCGACACCCTGCACGCCATGTCGGTGTGCGATCCGGTCACCGGCATGCACGGTCTGTTCCGCGAGGTGCTGCCGCAACAGCTGTTCGTGGACCGGCCCGAACCGGCCTTTGGCCAGCCCTGCGAGGCGCATCACCTGGCCGCGCTCGAGGCGGCCTTTGCCGAGCATGCCGACTCGCTGGCCGGGGTGATCCTCGAGCCCATCGTGCAGGGTGCTGGCGGCATGCGCTTCTACTCGGCCGACTGGCTGCGCGCGGTGCGCGCCTTGTGCGACCGCCACGATATTCCGCTGATCGCCGACGAAATCGCCACCGGCTTCGGGCGTAGCGGGCATCTGTTCGCCTGCGAGCACGCCGGCGTGACGCCGGACATCCTCGCCCTGGGCAAGGCGTTGACGGGGGGCTACATGACCCTGGCGGCCCTGCTGACTACCCCGAAGATCGCCGGCACCATCGCCGGAGGCGAGCCGGGGCTGTTCATGCACGGCCCCACCTTCATGGCCAATCCACTGGCCTGCGCGGTGGCGCGCGCGAGCATCGACTTGTTGCTCGAGTCGCCCTGGCAGGCGCGGGTCGACGCCATCGAGGACGGTCTGCGCCGCGGGCTCGCGCCCTGCGCCGCGTTGCCCCACGTCGCCGAGGTGCGCGTACTGGGGGCCATCGGTGTGGTCGAACTCACCGATCCGGTGGACATGAAGACGGTCCAGCCGCGCTTCGTGGAACACGGCGTCTGGGTGCGTCCCTTCGGGCGCCTGGTCTACCTGATGCCCCCGTATGTGATCGACGAGGAGGACCTGGCGCGGCTGTGTGGCGCAGTGGTCGAGGTGGTCGGCGAGCTGACGGTCCACGGTGGGCGCTGCGTTCCGCGGAACGCTTCTATATAA
- a CDS encoding type 2 periplasmic-binding domain-containing protein, which yields MSTDSGHFPKHGQGKRRTLLAAMFILLLFSMGLTQAGEVVIIAHPGTDARTFSRNTARLLFSQKRNRWKNGQPVHVYVLEDDHPVHREFSRRILKLYPRQLRRIWDIRTYSGTGQAPRTVYSVREMLEQVASQPGAIGYAPKDQIDGRVKVIEVK from the coding sequence ATGAGCACGGATAGCGGCCATTTCCCGAAACACGGTCAGGGAAAGAGAAGAACCCTCCTCGCCGCCATGTTCATTCTGCTGCTGTTTTCGATGGGCCTGACGCAGGCCGGAGAGGTCGTGATCATTGCGCATCCCGGAACAGATGCCCGGACGTTCAGTCGCAACACCGCCCGCCTGCTGTTCTCACAGAAACGCAACCGTTGGAAAAACGGGCAACCGGTACACGTCTATGTCCTCGAGGACGACCACCCGGTACACCGCGAATTCTCCCGCAGGATTCTGAAACTCTACCCAAGGCAACTGCGCCGGATATGGGATATTCGGACCTATTCGGGGACCGGCCAGGCGCCGCGCACCGTATATTCTGTGCGTGAAATGCTGGAGCAGGTTGCATCGCAACCTGGGGCCATCGGCTATGCGCCAAAAGATCAAATCGACGGCCGGGTCAAGGTCATCGAGGTGAAATGA
- a CDS encoding N(5)-(carboxyethyl)ornithine synthase yields MSKLTLGVIGTSKKEDERRPPIHPEHLPRIPEDIRRQLIFEEGYGALFGIADSEIAAQTGGIATRHDLLADIGTVIITKPVLADLQELREGGTLWGYVHCVQQRDITQAALDRKLTLIAFEEMFVWTPDGQIGRHTFYKNNEMAGYCAVIHALQLKGIDGHYGNQRKTIIFGFGAVSRGAIYALKAHGFRDITICIQRPDHEVREEVLDCHYVRIRAGNEGEARMLVVEHDGTTRPLTDLISEADIIINGTFQETENPIHFVTEAESSYLKPNSLIIDVSCDEGMGFFFAKPTTFKNPMFKYETIDYYAVDHTPSYLWESATRSISAALIFYLPTVVAGRDGWQQNETIRKAINIDGGVIQDPSILSFQKREPHYPHAHINPVGNAVSNKVNA; encoded by the coding sequence ATGAGTAAATTAACATTGGGAGTCATTGGGACTTCAAAAAAAGAAGATGAGCGACGGCCTCCAATCCATCCAGAGCATTTGCCGCGCATTCCTGAAGACATTCGCCGCCAGCTGATATTTGAAGAGGGTTATGGAGCACTATTCGGTATCGCAGACTCGGAAATTGCTGCTCAGACGGGTGGCATTGCCACACGCCACGATTTATTGGCCGACATTGGCACGGTTATCATTACCAAGCCAGTATTAGCTGATTTACAAGAACTTCGCGAAGGAGGAACACTTTGGGGCTATGTGCATTGTGTACAGCAACGGGATATCACCCAGGCTGCACTCGATCGTAAGCTGACGCTCATTGCCTTTGAGGAAATGTTTGTTTGGACTCCTGACGGTCAGATTGGCCGCCACACGTTCTATAAGAACAACGAAATGGCTGGCTATTGCGCAGTAATACATGCCTTGCAACTCAAAGGTATCGATGGGCATTACGGCAACCAACGCAAAACGATCATTTTCGGTTTCGGTGCCGTCAGCCGTGGGGCGATATACGCCCTCAAGGCGCATGGTTTTAGAGATATCACAATCTGCATTCAGCGCCCCGACCACGAAGTACGTGAAGAGGTACTTGATTGTCACTATGTCCGGATTCGGGCAGGCAATGAGGGCGAGGCACGCATGTTGGTGGTGGAACACGATGGAACTACGCGGCCGTTGACTGATCTGATCAGTGAAGCAGATATCATCATAAACGGAACCTTTCAAGAAACAGAAAATCCCATCCACTTTGTGACCGAAGCGGAAAGTTCATACCTCAAGCCCAACAGCCTGATTATTGATGTCAGTTGCGACGAGGGTATGGGATTCTTTTTTGCCAAACCAACCACATTCAAGAATCCTATGTTTAAATATGAAACCATAGATTACTACGCAGTGGATCATACTCCAAGCTATCTCTGGGAAAGTGCAACGCGATCAATCTCTGCCGCTCTCATTTTTTATTTACCGACTGTGGTGGCGGGCCGTGATGGTTGGCAGCAAAATGAGACTATTCGAAAGGCTATAAATATTGATGGTGGCGTGATTCAGGACCCCTCTATTCTGTCGTTTCAAAAGCGTGAGCCGCACTACCCACACGCCCACATCAATCCGGTTGGAAATGCCGTCTCGAACAAGGTTAATGCCTAA
- a CDS encoding IS3 family transposase, which yields MFRTKGEIFAFIEQKRDELSVSAMCRVYGVTRAGYYAWRRRGECARRREDDRLLKKIETLHRESGNTYGSPRVHVSLKRHGVAVSEKRVARLMRENGLRARSSNLYQAHPANHAFFRAIPNRSLGVMIDGPNQVWVGDITYLKVGRQWRYLATVMDKYSRQIIGWCLGRTKGVRLTLLALNRAVAGRRPKGAVIFHSDRGIEYAAHAFRDRLKGLGYIQSMNRPCKMTDNAHMESFFHSFKSDAYHGLSFSSEQQLRRQIARYIAFYNEERLHSSLGYQSPKAFELGVAA from the coding sequence CTGTTCCGAACGAAAGGCGAAATCTTCGCGTTCATAGAGCAGAAGCGGGACGAACTGAGCGTCAGCGCCATGTGCCGGGTATATGGAGTGACCCGCGCCGGGTACTACGCCTGGCGCCGGCGTGGTGAATGCGCCCGCCGGCGGGAGGATGATCGGTTGCTCAAGAAGATCGAGACGCTACACCGGGAGAGCGGCAACACCTATGGAAGCCCTCGAGTGCATGTCAGCCTCAAGCGACACGGTGTGGCCGTCTCGGAGAAGCGTGTAGCGCGACTGATGAGAGAAAATGGCCTGCGGGCACGGTCGAGCAACCTTTACCAGGCGCACCCGGCAAACCACGCCTTCTTTCGCGCCATCCCCAACCGGAGCCTGGGCGTGATGATCGACGGGCCCAACCAGGTATGGGTGGGAGACATCACCTACCTCAAGGTGGGTCGTCAGTGGCGCTACCTGGCTACCGTGATGGACAAGTACAGCCGGCAGATCATCGGCTGGTGCCTGGGGCGGACCAAGGGGGTTCGCCTGACCTTGTTGGCGCTGAACCGGGCGGTGGCGGGGCGAAGACCGAAGGGGGCCGTCATTTTCCACTCTGACCGCGGTATCGAGTACGCGGCGCATGCGTTCCGCGATCGGCTCAAGGGGCTGGGCTATATTCAGAGCATGAACCGGCCATGCAAGATGACCGACAACGCCCACATGGAATCATTTTTTCACAGCTTCAAGTCGGATGCCTACCACGGCTTGTCCTTCAGTAGCGAGCAGCAGTTGCGGCGACAGATAGCGAGGTATATCGCGTTCTACAATGAAGAGCGGCTGCATTCGTCGCTGGGATACCAGAGCCCAAAGGCATTTGAACTAGGAGTGGCAGCGTGA
- a CDS encoding transposase, with amino-acid sequence MARIKGPRKVRQYSEDFKATAVRLSYLPGVKVKDVAEELDIHPFMLSRWRKEMREGKLEGAMKKLVDPKAAAELKRLRQLERDYARLKEEHEILKKAIRFCSERKAKSSRS; translated from the coding sequence ATGGCAAGAATCAAGGGGCCGAGGAAGGTCCGTCAGTACAGTGAGGATTTCAAGGCGACAGCGGTGAGGCTGAGTTACCTTCCGGGTGTGAAGGTGAAGGATGTGGCGGAAGAATTGGACATCCACCCCTTCATGTTGTCACGATGGCGCAAGGAGATGCGGGAGGGCAAGCTGGAGGGGGCAATGAAGAAGCTGGTCGACCCGAAGGCTGCCGCCGAGTTGAAGCGGCTGAGGCAACTCGAACGGGATTATGCAAGACTCAAGGAGGAGCATGAAATCCTAAAAAAGGCCATCCGGTTCTGTTCCGAACGAAAGGCGAAATCTTCGCGTTCATAG
- a CDS encoding DUF4145 domain-containing protein: MNIDYLPLLGEIFHNYNNENYISFSIACRTLVDMFLTDLLGDIGGFERKVKVCVEKGNVTAAQASILEFLIEAGHASAHRGFSPTREISEAVLDTLEFLLRERVVSKKAAKYGPKIPTRRGS, encoded by the coding sequence GTGAACATAGATTATTTGCCCTTACTTGGCGAGATATTCCACAACTACAACAATGAAAACTATATCTCTTTCTCTATTGCCTGCAGAACACTTGTAGATATGTTTCTGACAGATTTACTAGGTGACATCGGAGGCTTTGAAAGGAAGGTCAAGGTTTGTGTTGAAAAGGGAAATGTAACGGCAGCTCAGGCAAGTATTTTGGAATTTCTTATTGAGGCTGGCCATGCATCTGCACATCGAGGTTTTTCTCCGACGAGGGAGATTTCAGAGGCTGTCTTAGATACATTGGAGTTCTTGCTGCGTGAAAGAGTGGTATCTAAGAAGGCCGCGAAGTATGGGCCAAAAATACCGACTAGGAGAGGGTCATAG
- a CDS encoding TRZ/ATZ family hydrolase: MQVESLINARWVIPVEPEGQVLEHHSIAIEAGRIHAILPTAEAREQFRAQRTVDLPRHALIPGLVNAHTHAAMSLFRGLADDLPLMDWLQQHIWPAEQRWVHEEFVADGTRLAIAEMLRGGTTCFNDMYFFPDVTGQVAAATGMRAVIGLILIDFPSAWAEDAEGHLARAVEVHDRFRNEPLVRTAFAPHAPYSVSDGPLERMRVLDAELDLPVHMHVHETADEVQQGLAQHGKRPLARLQELGLLGPSLVAVHMTQLEDAEIETVARAGVNVVHCPESNLKLASGFCPVARLLEAGVNVALGTDGAASNNDLDLLGEMRTAALLGKGVSGDPSALPARQVLHMATLGGARALGLGEEIGSLVAGKAADIAAIDLGQPQTQPVYDPISQIVYAAGREQVSDVWVAGRRLVSNGRVNCLDLPEIVRNAARWGERIREGDAADLKR; the protein is encoded by the coding sequence GTGCAAGTCGAATCGCTGATCAACGCCCGCTGGGTGATCCCGGTCGAACCCGAGGGCCAGGTACTCGAACACCACAGCATCGCCATCGAGGCGGGCCGCATCCATGCCATTCTGCCCACGGCCGAGGCGCGCGAGCAGTTCCGCGCCCAGCGCACCGTGGACCTGCCGCGCCACGCCCTGATCCCCGGCCTGGTCAATGCCCATACGCATGCGGCCATGAGCCTGTTCCGCGGCCTGGCCGACGACCTGCCGCTGATGGACTGGTTGCAGCAGCACATCTGGCCGGCCGAGCAGCGCTGGGTGCACGAGGAGTTCGTGGCCGACGGCACCCGCCTGGCGATCGCCGAGATGCTGCGTGGCGGCACCACCTGCTTCAACGACATGTACTTCTTTCCCGACGTCACCGGGCAGGTGGCAGCGGCCACCGGCATGCGCGCGGTGATCGGCCTGATCCTCATCGACTTCCCTTCCGCCTGGGCGGAAGACGCAGAGGGCCACCTGGCGCGCGCCGTCGAGGTCCACGACCGCTTCCGCAACGAGCCGCTGGTGCGCACCGCGTTCGCCCCGCACGCCCCCTACTCGGTCTCCGACGGGCCACTGGAGCGCATGCGCGTGCTGGACGCCGAGCTGGATCTGCCCGTGCACATGCACGTCCACGAGACCGCCGACGAGGTGCAACAGGGCCTGGCGCAGCACGGCAAGCGCCCGCTGGCACGCCTGCAGGAGCTGGGGCTGCTCGGCCCCTCACTGGTGGCGGTGCACATGACCCAGCTCGAGGACGCCGAGATCGAGACAGTAGCGCGCGCCGGGGTCAACGTGGTGCACTGTCCCGAGTCCAACCTCAAGCTGGCCTCGGGCTTCTGCCCGGTGGCACGCCTGCTCGAGGCCGGGGTGAACGTGGCACTGGGCACCGATGGCGCGGCCAGCAACAACGACCTGGACCTGCTCGGCGAGATGCGCACCGCTGCCCTGCTCGGCAAGGGCGTGTCCGGCGACCCCAGCGCCCTGCCCGCGCGGCAAGTCCTGCACATGGCCACCCTGGGCGGTGCCCGGGCCCTTGGGCTGGGCGAGGAGATCGGCTCGCTGGTCGCAGGCAAGGCCGCGGACATCGCCGCCATCGACCTGGGCCAGCCACAGACCCAGCCGGTGTACGACCCGATCTCGCAGATCGTCTATGCCGCCGGACGCGAACAGGTCAGCGACGTGTGGGTCGCCGGGCGGCGACTGGTCTCCAACGGCCGGGTGAACTGCCTGGACCTCCCCGAGATCGTGCGTAACGCCGCCCGTTGGGGCGAACGTATTCGAGAAGGCGACGCCGCCGACCTGAAACGCTGA
- the ubiG gene encoding bifunctional 2-polyprenyl-6-hydroxyphenol methylase/3-demethylubiquinol 3-O-methyltransferase UbiG, protein MPQAANVDQAEVRKFEELANRWWDPNSEFKPLHDINPLRLGYIEEHAGGLAGKRVLDVGCGGGILSEAMAERGAEVTGIDMGEAPLEVARLHLLESNLEVDYRRIPVEELAAEQPGSFDLVTCMEMLEHVPDPASVVRACHDLVKPGGTVCFSTINRNPKSYLFAIVGAEYLLRLLPRGTHDYARFIRPSELAHWARDAGLAVEDLCGMTYNPFTGVYRLEARDVDVNYLMACRRDA, encoded by the coding sequence ATGCCCCAGGCCGCCAACGTCGATCAAGCCGAAGTCCGCAAGTTCGAGGAGCTCGCCAACCGCTGGTGGGACCCCAACAGCGAGTTCAAGCCGCTGCACGACATCAATCCCCTGCGCCTGGGCTACATCGAGGAGCATGCCGGGGGACTGGCCGGCAAGCGCGTGCTCGACGTGGGTTGCGGCGGCGGCATCCTCTCCGAGGCCATGGCCGAACGCGGGGCCGAGGTGACCGGCATCGACATGGGCGAGGCGCCGCTGGAGGTGGCGCGGCTGCACCTGCTCGAATCGAACCTGGAGGTGGACTACCGGCGCATCCCGGTGGAAGAACTGGCTGCCGAACAGCCCGGCAGTTTCGATCTGGTCACCTGCATGGAGATGCTCGAGCATGTCCCCGACCCGGCCTCGGTGGTGCGCGCCTGTCACGACCTGGTGAAACCCGGTGGGACGGTGTGTTTCTCGACCATCAACCGCAATCCCAAGAGCTACCTGTTCGCCATCGTCGGGGCCGAGTACCTGCTGCGCCTGCTGCCTCGGGGCACCCACGACTATGCCCGGTTCATTCGTCCCTCGGAGCTGGCCCACTGGGCGCGGGACGCGGGCCTGGCGGTGGAAGACCTCTGCGGCATGACCTACAACCCGTTCACCGGGGTCTATCGGCTGGAAGCCCGGGACGTGGATGTGAACTACCTGATGGCCTGTCGCAGGGACGCCTGA
- a CDS encoding zinc ribbon-containing protein — MKELKPPHDPVEAVGQVYERLFEAVAEEWKQIGDRTEPVLHDLVGKARDKLFAAEEITGEQGQKLAEYLERDLRDMGRHLAETGRDLKDWLGFETALLEDWLAGLLLQAADRTEVEWLKLKMEAATERPTYRTGEVALPGTFECMKCGERLRLHKAGHIPPCPKCQATEFQRVAVD; from the coding sequence ATGAAGGAACTGAAACCCCCGCACGATCCTGTCGAGGCCGTGGGGCAGGTCTATGAAAGGCTGTTCGAGGCCGTGGCCGAGGAATGGAAACAGATCGGCGATCGTACCGAGCCCGTGCTGCACGATCTGGTGGGCAAGGCGCGCGACAAGTTGTTCGCGGCCGAGGAGATTACCGGGGAGCAGGGACAGAAACTGGCCGAGTACCTGGAGCGCGATCTGCGCGACATGGGAAGGCACCTGGCCGAGACGGGTCGCGACCTGAAGGACTGGCTGGGGTTCGAGACCGCGCTGCTGGAAGACTGGCTCGCCGGCCTGCTGTTGCAGGCGGCCGATCGTACCGAGGTCGAGTGGCTCAAGCTCAAGATGGAAGCGGCCACCGAGCGTCCGACCTATCGCACCGGCGAGGTGGCCCTGCCGGGCACTTTCGAATGCATGAAGTGTGGCGAACGGCTGCGTCTGCACAAGGCGGGACACATTCCCCCCTGTCCCAAGTGCCAGGCCACCGAATTCCAGCGTGTCGCCGTCGATTGA
- the gph gene encoding phosphoglycolate phosphatase (PGP is an essential enzyme in the glycolate salvage pathway in higher organisms (photorespiration in plants). Phosphoglycolate results from the oxidase activity of RubisCO in the Calvin cycle when concentrations of carbon dioxide are low relative to oxygen. This enzyme is a member of the Haloacid Dehalogenase (HAD) superfamily of aspartate-nucleophile hydrolase enzymes (PF00702).), whose protein sequence is MNPLPLPAAVLFDLDGTLADTAPDLAHALNETLRHYGRPPLPFAQIRPVVSHGGIALIQLGFGMAPEEPGFEERRQHLLQVYQDNLYRETRLFDGMETVLETLEQRGIAWGVVTNKPSWLTDPLMRALGLDQRTPAIVSGDTCPERKPHPLPILHACKLLAVPPEHCWFVGDAGRDMQAARAAGCLPIGATFGYLHPDDPVENWGSVLDIDHPRALLELLEQSETT, encoded by the coding sequence GTGAACCCATTGCCCCTTCCCGCGGCCGTGCTGTTCGATCTCGACGGCACGCTCGCCGACACCGCACCGGACCTGGCGCATGCCCTCAACGAGACATTGCGCCACTACGGACGTCCGCCACTGCCGTTCGCACAGATCCGCCCGGTGGTGTCGCACGGCGGCATCGCCCTGATCCAGCTGGGCTTCGGCATGGCGCCGGAGGAACCCGGCTTCGAGGAACGCCGCCAGCACCTGTTGCAGGTCTACCAGGACAACCTGTACCGCGAGACCCGCCTTTTCGACGGCATGGAAACGGTACTGGAGACGCTCGAACAGCGCGGTATCGCCTGGGGGGTGGTGACCAACAAGCCCTCGTGGCTGACCGATCCGCTGATGCGGGCGCTGGGACTGGACCAGCGCACCCCGGCCATCGTCAGTGGCGACACCTGCCCCGAGCGCAAACCCCATCCCCTGCCGATCCTGCATGCCTGCAAGCTGCTCGCCGTGCCGCCGGAACATTGCTGGTTTGTCGGCGACGCGGGCCGTGACATGCAGGCCGCGCGCGCAGCCGGGTGCCTGCCCATCGGCGCGACCTTCGGCTATCTGCACCCGGACGATCCGGTCGAGAACTGGGGCAGCGTGCTCGACATCGACCATCCGCGCGCCCTGCTCGAACTGCTCGAACAGTCGGAGACGACGTGA